The Theropithecus gelada isolate Dixy chromosome 18, Tgel_1.0, whole genome shotgun sequence genome includes the window CTAATAATGCTTGTCTTGTTTGTCATTGTggttcatatatacatatatatactttttttaacaCTGACATTGAAATGATCAGATGTGCACTGTCATTTTTGAACTTGTTTCATGAAAAAGGATTatctaatagttttttaaaatgtcattttcaccagtcctacttaaaaaaaaataataatagggaATTCTAACACTTCAcgatacatttttattaattattttgtttggtCAAATATCTCTATATTTGTTGCAAGCCCAACATTAAATGATACCTCCCTTTTCCAGAGGATATACAGTTAAGAGAGGCTATTCACTCTGCTTCTTctagctgctgcttctttttttttttttttttgagacagggttctcactttgtcactcaggctagagtggagtggctcgatcatagctcactgcaacctcctcctcctgggctcaagcaatcctcccacctcagcatcccgagtagctgacgCTACAGCTTGTACTTGTATTACCTGCagggacggggtttcgccatgttccccaggttggtcaggaactcctggactcaagcgatccccctgcctccacctcccatagtgctgagattacaagcatgagccaccatgcccagccaattctcTTTAGAGAATGTTAGCCGTGCCAAAGAGTTGTTTATGGACTATCTCAAATCCCAAATCTTTAAAAGTCCTCTATAAACCAGCTGAATTTGACCCATTTCCAAAGTCCACCTCCCCCGACTTCTTTCCGCTCTTTTCCTCTTTGCGAACtgaatttgcaattccctaaaaAACAGAGTTGCCTAAGGTTTGGATTCAGTACGGGTCACGTGACCAATTCTTTTCTAATGAAAATGTTAGAGGAGGGGATTAACATACCTTTTGTAGGTAAACAATGTtatgattcacttttttttttttttttggttgttgttgagtATATTCACTGCATTTCAGGGTGTGTGatttgaacaacagaaatgtaataATTTATGCAACCAAAAAGTTAACGGTGTTCCTTATGTATTAAGTATGCCAAAATGAGCCTGGAGTGGTTTTGAATTACCACTTGGGGATAATAGATTTCAAGGCAGCATCTCCACTGTGCTTTCTGCATCTTGTGATGATTCCTGAGTTCTGTCCACTCTTACTCGTTTGTATATACCCCAATCAAAAACAGCCAACATCAGCCTCGAAACTATGTTGTTTAAACTCAAGAGCAGTTTTGTTCCATGCTTATATTGTTGACCATACCTTCAGCAGGACCAagccataaataaatatttgctggttTGTGTTGATTGAATGATTTAAGATAAATAAACAACCTCAAATGCCTACTGAGGCCAGATAATGTAAATGGGAAAAGCAAACAGCAGGGAGTGGGGTGAACCCGAGCACCCTGGGTTCCTCTAAAGGGTGTGGCTTCAACCACACACTTCAAGCCTATTTTGCACTTTCGGAAAATGGATCCCGGGTTGTCAGAGCTTCTGGTTTTCCAAGAGATGCTGGAATCTGGGTTTTTCATGCAGTCCCTCAATGTTTAAAATGTTGGTCATCAATTCAAATTTTTACAATACATTTCGAAGGCCAATACTGTAAACCAAACTAAACACTTCTAGGGAGTCCATGCAACAAATTTGCAATCTTTTCATTAAACAGCACAGCTAATATGAAAACacgctttttttttctttttcttttttgagacagggtcttattctattgtccaggctggagtgcagtggtgcgatctcggctcaccgcaacctccgcctcccaggttcaagcgattctcgtgcctcagcctcccaagcagctgggacgacaggcgtgtaccaccaaggctggctaatcttttgtattttagtagagacggggtttcaccatattggcaaggctggtctcgaactcctggcctcaaacgaaccacaagcctcggcctcccaaagagctggaattacaggcgtgaaccaccgcgttCGGCGAAAACACACATTTTCTAGGAAACTGATTGCTGGGAAGGCTACAGTGGGTAAGAGCTCTTGCTCTCTGTGGGCCTGCCTGGGTCGGGATAGGGGCAGTGCTCTCTGCCTAAGTGAACCTGGGCAATTTTCTGCAAACCTCAGTTTCCGCACCTGTAAAGTAGCAACAGTTGTTCTGAGGACGGAATGAGAGAATGCATGCCAAAGCCCTTAGCGTGAAGCGGCTCCCAGTAACCGTTAACTACTCCTAATTACTACTCCTCATAATAGAATTACTCATGGCCTCGCCAAATATTGTGCAAATAATTTCACGTTCCCAGGTAGCTCATTCCTCCCACAAAAGATTTGAACGTTTTCCGTATGATAACGATCCACTTGTTTTTGCTAAACATCCAGAATGGGCGATATCGACCTATCTGGAAGCTCGCACACAAATCCCTTCCCAATTCAAACACGATGTTCTTTCTGGTTGGCACCAGAGCTTCTGTTTGCAGTGACTTCCTGGGACCCGGCGCCTTCTCACAGGGTCTCTGGTTCTCCTCTGCGCTGATTACGGTTCTTCCCATTTCCCTTCCCTGTTACTGCCCATACTCTTCAAGTTCGAAAAGTTTCCTTTTCCAATCCCTTTCCGGGACTTGTTTACCCAAGTCGCTAATTGCCAAGGCCTTTGGTCTCTCCCCACCCACAACTTTTCTCCTGGGAAAACTTTCCTCCTGGGAAAACCCTTCTCCTCCCGCCACTCCCAGCTCCTGCCACCACTGCCGCGGACGACGCCCAGCGTTTGCAGATGGTCAAAGCCGActcccttctcctcccacccCGTTTTGTAAGGAAGTAATTTCGCGGCCGAGGGCTCTGCGCCCCCAGCCGCGGGTCGGCGCCGCCGCGGTCGGGAGCGTGTCCGGGCAGGTCGCGTTCGGCGGGGGACTTCCCCGCCCGCCTGGGTCGCGCGTCCGCTCCCCGAGCGCCGTCTGTGGGGCGGGGATAGGGGCGGGCCCGGCGTCTAGTTTCCCTACGTCACCGAGGAAGTTCTTATTGGACAAAAGCGTGGTCTCTGGCGCGGGGACCTCATAGTTTCCCGGGCACTCACCCAGTGTACTTGGCAGTTCCGCGCGTCCGAGCCGTCGATCCCGGCACCCCTGCCCGCGGGTCTGTTCGTGTTCAGCTCGCGTCCTGCAGACGTCCGACGTGCTCCAGTTGGAGACCGAGGTTCCCGGGCTCTGTAGCTGAGTGGGCGGCGGCACCGGCGGAGATGCCTGGGAAGAAGGCGCGCAAGAACGTGCAACCGAGCCCAACGCGGGCTCAGGCAGGTACCGACCCGCTGGGGACAGCGAAGACCCAGGCTGGGCGGGGTCGGGGCCGGGGTGGAGGTCTCGGTCGGGGCGGGCTCAGCCCGTCGGGGCTCGGGCACAGACTGCGCAGAGACTCAAGGTCGGGCCAGGTCTGTGCCCTGCCGCGAGCCTTAGGGGCGCCTCCAGAAAGTTCTTCGGGGGTTTTCCCCAGGACAGCGGGGACTGCAGGGACGGCGAGGGACCAGGCCGGATTTGGGATTGGGATGCAGCTGCATTTCACCAGAGGCAAAAAGCTCGTCTCTTCCTCCCCACTTGCCCTTCCGCGGGGCCACGAGGAACAAGTGCAAGTGTAGGCGGCTGCTTCTGGGAGAAAGTCATTGTCGCGGCAGAAGGGGCAAGAGAGGACTCCAGAGACCGCCTGGACCCCCAGCCCTTCCAGAGACGGCCCCACAAGGGCAACCTGTGTTCAGGAGCCTAGAAAATcttgtaatatttaaataatcgATCATGTGGGAGTTGGGGATAGGAGAATAGGAGTTAGTCCGCTcccttttttcattcattcattctcactCCCCGCCCCCATACTTACAACTCCATCATAACTTTTCAGGCCAGCGCCCCGGCCCCATCCTTTTTCTAAATCTAACCAGAGCCTGAAATCTGTGTGGGCCATACTGCTGTTGCATCAGACAATTAtacgccccccgcccccccaccttttaagttactttcattttatagagCTCCTGGGGCGTACTAAGGAAGTGGAAGTGGTGCATTGCAAATGTGACCATGCCTAAGTTGGTAACAGGCTGCTGTCTCTGGCTCTTGTGTAGGGTGGAAAAAACTTTGTCTACCTTTTGTGATGTCCTAGGATTCTGACCGTGTTTCTTTCTGAAGGATCTTACCTGTGCATAGCACTTTTTGGTCCGACTTAATTCCCAAGAATAAGAAGCAGCACAAAGTTCCCCTTAAACTTGATTTGATTAATACTAATACATTTATAGGTGTGtaactgcaatttttaaaaaattaaggaagtgAACGGGAATTATTTTCTGccttgttttctacttttttggtgAAAGGGATAACTTTTCCACTTAGAATTCAGGGCTTCCAATGTCGGATGCTGAATGTTatttggtgtttcttttttacttttaggaCTGTATATTAATATATCTCAATTTCTGTAGAACACATGTCTATGTAAATACTTCCCAAAATGTTTGATCCTGTAGCCCATAAAGAATAACGTCTTAGGAGATTTATTAGGTCTCTTGGTGTAGGAGTTAGGAAATATTTCACTCACCTCTTGTAGAGAGAAATTGGTTGAAATATAggtttaaaattttgctttactATATATTTACagctttgatttattttgaaCCTAAATATGGTATTTTCAGAGTCGATTTATAAAATAGACCAGATTTTAATTTGTAATCatgatttttaatgtttgtagTCACCCAGAAGATCTCAAGCTGCTCTttgaaatattcaagaaaattgaaattatagtCAGTATAGATATGATATTATAGTCAGTATAATGTTAACTGCACTTACTGAAAAAAGTGTACTTGGAAATTAtaagcattatttttcttaatattcagTTTAGAATAACTCAGTTCCAAAAAGTAGTACATATGTGAATTAAACATCACTTATTTTCTGCTCCTCTCATTCGCATAAAGGCAAAGGATTGGTACAGAATGGGGTTATAGGAAGAAGTGGGGttacattaaaatagaaatgtttaaattattttagagaatgtggacttaattttagaataagattTTATGAGTCTTTTATGAGAAAATAACAGAGTTTTTTTTAACgagaaaaagaatacatttagaTTTGCCTATATAATGAGAGTATAACCTAAGCTGTAAATTATTGCCATTTGAAAATCAAATCCTACTTGAAAGCCACACAGAACTTGACTTCTGTTTCCCAGCCAAccttaaatgaaagagaaaaagatgacaTCATCTAAGGCTGGTAAAATGACTAATGCTACTCTTTGTACTATCTGACATATTTGAAAGTAAGGTAACACTTGCCTCATCcaggatgcatttttaaaaaactcaaagtAAATGTCTTTATTCTTACCTCAACGATTGCTTTCGGTGAgtcacaatgtgtgtgtgtgtgtgttttccatttgGAAAACAGGTGCATATAAAGCCAAAGTTAAGAGAAATGCTTCGTGGGATACTCAGTTTGTCACTAGTGTGGGCGTATTAGGTCTTGCTGGTTACAGTTTGTAATATCATCAACGTTAATGTCCATGTTTTGCTTTCCTTCTCAGAGCTCGAAGTCGAGTGTGCTACTCAACTCAGGAGATTTGGAGACAAACTGAACTTCCGGCAGAAACTTCTGAATCTGATAGCCAAACTCTTCTGCTCAGGAACCTGACTGCATCAAAAACTTGGATAAGGGGACTCCAAAAGAGACTTTTTCTCAGGAGGTGCACACTTCATCAATTTGAAGAAAGATTGCATTGTAATTGGGAGGAATGTGAAGGCACATTCACGGGTGCCCTTGGAAACGGAAGATGGAATACATCAAAGTGAATTTCTGCTTGAGATTTCCCAGATTATCATTCTTTGGGATGAGAGAACATTATAAAAccactttgtttattttaaagcaagaatGGAAGACCCTTGAAAATAAGGAAGTAATTAttgacacatttcttttttacttagaGAATTGTTCTAGTGTTTTTGCTGAAGGTTACTGCTGGCCTAGTGTAAAGGGAGATGACCAATGATTAGACTGGGCGGCTGGGAAGAAACAGTTCAGtgctttgtttttgctgtttttggtGTTTTGCTTTTCAATGCCAACTCAGCACAATGTATGAGATTCGGTTTATACATATTACCTTGTTATAAGGAAAAAATTCATTCTGAGAACACTGAAATGTTAGAGTCAATGTTGATTTCTTAGGTCACTACACAATGTaaaatcatttgtttcttttgacTCAAATTGTATGGCTTCTGTTCAGATGATCTTTCATTCAATGTGTTCCTGTTGGGCATTAGTGGAAACtatggaaaactggaaaataactttgaaaaaattgGATAGAAGTATAGGAGGGTTACTTGGGGCCAGTAAATCGGTAGACTGAACattcaatataataaaagaacaCAGGGATTTTGTATAACCAGggataattaaaagaaaaaagaagttgatttttaattgatgtttttaaaacttagtaaAACAAATATTCAGAAGTAACTTGATAAGAAATGAATGTTTCTAAAGAAGTTTCTAAAGATTTGGAAAATGCTCCTTGTCACATTAGTTAGTGTGCACCCTACAAAAAGTGaccttttaatataaattaagaatatttttataattggaatatacttttcttaaaaaaaaggaacagatagTTTCATCTAGAATGAAAGTTCCACATATGCATCAGTGAATATAGGTATCTACACACACTTACCTACTTATATGGATATGTGTATAGATAATTTGTATTAGAGTATTATATAGATTCTTAGAAGGGTCACAAGtaagtttcattttttatctgGGCTATATACAGTCCTTAAATGCATAAAAGAAATAATGCCATGATTTTATttcagcaaaaataattttatttattttgcctatttatagttaaaatatttttctttagtttgaaAATGTGTATTAAAGTTATGTTTTTGAGTTACGAGAGTCTTATAACTACTtgaatttttagttaaaatatctTAATGTAGGTTATAGTCACTTTAGATGGAAGATTACCTCACATATGTTTTCTTCAGTATTACTTAAGATTGTTTATTTAGTggctgagtttttttcttttcagcctAGAGGCAGATATCTTACCATCTGGTATTTATGGTCTGTcttgtatttaaatatatgtacacatataaaaGTTGATACTGTGGCAGTAAACTATTAAAAGTTTTCACTGTTCTTTTCTGTGTGTTAATTTTGTCTTCATCTTGTAAGGTGCTAACTAGTAAGTGTTCATTATCAAGCCAAAGTATTTTAACTGATTTCCATCAGCAGACATCCTCTGACCTTCTGACCACACTGTCTCCTCCCAATAGttggagaagaaaatataggagaatttGCACAGTTTCTGCTGTCAAGGGACTTACACTTTAATTGGGAGTGAAATAGTGAAAAATAGGAAATGAATGCCCTACataggtccttttttttttttttttttttttttttttttatttcttctgagacagagtcttgctctgtcccccaggctggagtgcagtggcacgattttggctcactgcaacctatgcctcccgggtcTGAGTGATTCTTGTGCTAAAGCCTCCCCACcgcgccaccacactgggctaatttttgtgtttttagtagagatggggatttcaccatgttggccaggctggtcttgaattcctggcctcaagtcatctgcctgcttcggcctcccaaagtgctgggattacagcttaTGGAGATTCATGATCTCATTAGAGGTGTTTTGTGAGCTGGCATCCTTGACTGCTCCTGGGTCTGTCTGGCAAGAGGAGCTACAGGACGGTTTCCTTTTTGGCGACCTCACACTTCTTCCTCTGCTTCCAGCGCTAGAGTAGCAAAGATTGCTTCATCTGAGGTTAGTCATGTGCAAAAGTAGATGTAACTCAATGGCCTTCCTGTTTGAGTGTGTGAACTAAAAGATACCCCTAGTTTTTAGCTTCGATCTGGGAGCCCCATCttcaccccacccctgccctgggaAAGAGTCAGCTGACACCTTAGAATGTAAATTGCCTTCCTAAAATGGGAAATgtggggaaaggaggaggagttACTAGAGGAAAAGAAGAACCGGGGAGCTGAAGGATGCGGGGGTTATGGACAAGATACATGACAATTCCTGGAGGGAAAGACTTTCCTCTGGGAaagtggggtgggggcgggagcTTGGCTTCAGAAAGGGTGGGGACAAACTGCATGGTTTgatttgagaatcactggaagaGTAACTCCTGTCCCTAAGACTCTTCGCATAGCCAGAACTGTTTTGCTAAACGTGCCCCTTAGTAGTTCTCGCCACCACTAgaaaacaaataaggaaaaaagtgTACCTCaagcttttcttttatataaagaGTAACACATGAAAGTTTAGGCACAGATTCACAATCTTCAGGTATtagaactatatatttttttgagaaccatattttaatgttaaaaaatgtcCAAGATGTTCAGGCAATTCTAATTATATCTGTTGACTGACAACAactgctagcttttaaatttgcatttatattataaaagaaaatgtatttacccGTGAATCAGTTGTTCTTCAGTTTAAAGAACTGTGTGTTGTGATTTGGGTTTTGGAATCCATTGCAATAACTCTACAAACCCCTCCCTGCGCCACTTCCTCTCCTCAGTCACTGAGCAGAAACCACCTAAAGGGTCAAAAATCCTGTAAATCTCCTTGTCAGTCGTCAAAGGGGACGATCCATCAGGAAGAGAACCAACACcttaaaaatagatttcttaGGTCACTACACAACGTAAAATCATTTGCTTCTTTTGACTCAAATTGTATTGCTTCTGTTCAGAtgatctttcattcattcagtgtgTTCCTGTGGTAACTGGAAGTGGTGTGACTGGAAGTGGTGTGATACAAGGAGTATCCCACTTTAGAATCCTGAAGCTGGACTTTCAAGGCAAAATCATgaatgagctgtgtgaccttggacaagacaTCCTCTCTAAGCCACATTTAATCTGAAATTGAGACTTAGATCATCTTTAAGGTCCCTGAAGTTGGAATCATAAAATGGGATGGCAAAGCAGTCTGAAGAAGGTCTCCCACCTAGTTCCAAGTCTGTTGGCCCCCACTTCTGAGCTCATTTCAGACACTGTAAGAGGGAAGTTAAGGGTTTGCAAAAAGAAGCAGGGGAGTGGGATTTTAAAAGACCTCccaaaatttctgttttctggattCTTCTCCCAAACATTGACTTTAAGTCTTAGAGGAGGTTGAGTGGGAACCTCTTGGACTTGTATTTCTTGGAAAGGAGAGTTTGCTATGCATGCAAGCTTTCCCAGTGATGATATCACTGCCAGAATTCCTTCTTATGTGTAGCTGAAAATAGATAGGGTCACCTGATAGACACACCCTGCCGTGTCATCACGTGGATTTTTTCAAGTAGTAGCTCATGGTTAAAGAGCAAAACATTTGT containing:
- the PMAIP1 gene encoding phorbol-12-myristate-13-acetate-induced protein 1 isoform X2, encoding MPGKKARKNVQPSPTRAQAELEVECATQLRRFGDKLNFRQKLLNLIAKLFCSGT
- the PMAIP1 gene encoding phorbol-12-myristate-13-acetate-induced protein 1 isoform X1, whose translation is MPGKKARKNVQPSPTRAQAGQRGLQGRRGTRPDLGLGCSCISPEAKSSSLPPHLPFRGATRNKCKCRRLLLGESHCRGRRGKRGLQRPPGPPALPETAPQGQPVFRSLENLSSKSSVLLNSGDLETN